The following coding sequences lie in one Rutidosis leptorrhynchoides isolate AG116_Rl617_1_P2 chromosome 4, CSIRO_AGI_Rlap_v1, whole genome shotgun sequence genomic window:
- the LOC139844263 gene encoding probable LRR receptor-like serine/threonine-protein kinase At1g67720 yields the protein MGTNCFLFLTYLFVLVLNFLDITTAQVPGFVSLDCGGQSNSTDNLGLEWTPDNQIIYGITSNISVTNETRQQYQTVRYFPADNRKYCYTINVKSRTRYLLRATFLYGNFDNNNVYPKFDISLGPTRWATIVISDANTIESEELIFLASGSTVSVCLSNATTGQPFISTLELRPFNGSIYLTQFENQFYLSVSARINFGAENEDPVRYPDDPFDRIWQSDMLKKANYLVDVAPGTDRISTKLPIDIGKDEQPPQKVMQTAVVGRNGDLTYRMNLDGFPAFGWAYTYFAEIEDLGSNETRKFRLVLPGMPDVSKAVVNIQENAQGTHRLYEPGFVNISLPFVLSFKFGKTSDSTQGPLVNAIEINKYLKIGDGSFDGDVAASLVSNYESSDWAQEGGDPCLPVAWSWLDCNTDREPKIIAVKLSGKNLTGNIPLDLTKLTSLEELWLDGNALTGPIPDFTECRNLKIIHLENNRLSGDIPSSLADLPNLSQLYLQNNLLSGDVPSSLLNKNLVLNYTGNANLSRGRSGGGQNRNIIIGLAVGAFALFLGFITSCILLRQRNKYPKTEAKHRMPVMSNAATEAGQSFTLSELRHATKNFEKKIGSGGFGTVYYGKLNDGKEIAVKLLENKNVYQGKKEFANEVTLLSRIHHRNLVQFLGFCQEDGMDILVYEFMHNGTLKEHLYGPLARERRITWIKRLEIAEESAKGIEYLHTGCVPSIIHRDLKTSNILLDKNMKAKVSDFGLSKLAVDGTSHVSSIVRGTLGYLDPEYYISNRLTDKSDIYSFGVILLELISGQEAISNENFGINCRNIVQWAKMYIENGDIQGIIDPALGNEYDIQSMWKIAEKALMCVQPHGNMRPSMSEVIKEIQDAISIERGVQAAARERSSDELSRYSALNMGSLDLGANDQDLTIDESFARPGPR from the exons ATGGGGACTAATTGTTTCCTATTCTTGACATATTTATTTGTTCTTGTTCTTAATTTTTTGGACATAACCACTGCTCAAGTTCCAG GTTTTGTAAGTCTTGACTGTGGTGGTCAAAGCAATTCGACAGATAATCTTGGCCTCGAGTGGACTCCCGATAATCAAATCATTTACGGGATCACAAGTAACATATCCGTCACAAATGAGACGAGACAACAATATCAAACCGTAAGATATTTCCCAGCAGATAACAGAAAATATTGTTACACAATTAACGTTAAAAGTAGGACTAGGTATCTTTTACGTGCAACATTCTTATATGGTAATTTCGATAACAACAATGTATACCCAAAATTTGACATTTCATTGGGACCGACTCGTTGGGCTACAATAGTCATTTCCGATGCTAATACGATCGAGTCTGAAGAACTGATCTTTTTAGCTTCTGGTTCAACTGTTAGCGTTTGTTTGTCGAATGCAACAACGGGTCAACCGTTTATTTCTACACTCGAGCTCCGGCCTTTCAACGGGTCAATATATCTTACACAGTTTGAAAACCAATTTTATCTTAGTGTGTCTGCAAGAATCAACTTCGGGGCAGAAAATGAAGATCCGGTAAGGTATCCGGATGACCCGTTTGATAGAATCTGGCAATCTGATATGTTGAAAAAAGCAAACTATCTTGTTGATGTCGCTCCGGGGACGGACAGGATCTCGACAAAATTACCGATCGATATTGGAAAAGATGAACAACCGCCTCAAAAAGTAATGCAGACAGCTGTCGTGGGCCGAAACGGGGATTTGACTTATCGTATGAATTTAGATGGGTTTCCGGCATTCGGTTGGGCTTATACTTACTTTGCGGAAATCGAAGATTTGGGTTCTAACGAGACTAGAAAGTTCCGGTTAGTTCTTCCCGGAATGCCAGATGTCAGTAAAGCGGTTGTTAACATTCAAGAAAACGCGCAGGGGACCCACCGTTTATACGAGCCAGGATTTGTCAACATATCACTACCATTTGTATTGTCTTTTAAGTTTGGGAAAACATCGGATTCTACACAAGGGCCTCTTGTTAATGCAATTGAGATTAACAAATATCTGAAAATAGGTGATGGATCTTTTGATG GAGATGTAGCTGCAAGTTTGGTATCGAATTACGAGTCATCTGATTGGGCGCAAGAAGGTGGTGATCCATGTTTGCCGGTGGCTTGGTCGTGGTTGGACTGTAATACCGATCGTGAACCAAAGATTATTGCAGT TAAATTATCTGGCAAGAACTTGACTGGAAACATTCCACTCGATTTGACCAAGTTGACCAGCTTAGAAGAGTT GTGGCTTGACGGGAATGCGCTTACGGGTCCAATTCCTGATTTTACAGAATGCCGAAATTTAAAAATCAT ACATCTGGAGAATAATCGCTTGAGTGGTGACATACCGTCCTCGTTGGCAGATCTACCTAATTTAAGCCAACT GTATCTGCAAAACAATTTGTTATCCGGAGATGTGCCGTCAAGTCTTCTTAACAAGAACTTAGTATTAAA CTACACAGGAAATGCAAATCTTAGTAGAGGACGTAGCGGAGGGGGACAAAATAGAAACATAATAATCGGATTAGCAGTGGGGGCTTTTGCCCTTTTCTTAGGATTCATAACATCTTGCATACTCCTTCGCCAACGAAATAAATATCCCAAAACAG AGGCCAAACATAGGATGCCTGTTATGAGCAATGCAGCAACAGAAGCTGGTCAAAGCTTCACATTATCAGAATTAAGACACGCCACAAAGAATTTTGAGAAGAAAATTGGCTCGGGAGGTTTTGGCACCGTTTACTACGGAAAATTAAATGACGGAAAGGAAATTGCTGTCAAATTACTTGAAAATAAAAATGTTTATCAGGGCAAGAAAGAGTTTGCAAACGAG GTGACTCTTCTTTCACGAATCCATCATAGAAACTTGGTACAGTTTCTAGGCTTTTGTCAAGAAGACGGGATGGATATTCTTGTGTATGAATTTATGCATAACGGAACACTCAAAGAACATCTTTATG GACCTTTGGCTAGGGAACGCCGGATTACATGGATCAAGCGACTTGAGATTGCCGAAGAGTCTGCCAAAG GGATTGAGTACCTTCATACAGGCTGTGTTCCTTCCATCATCCATAGAGATTTAAAAACGAGTAATATTCTTCTTGATAAGAATATGAAGGCTAAGGTTTCAGATTTCGGGCTCTCGAAGCTTGCAGTTGACGGGACTTCACATGTGTCGAGCATTGTTCGTGGTACGCTTGGCTATCTTGATCCCGA GTACTATATTTCAAACCGTCTAACAGACAAAAGCGATATCTATAGTTTTGGGGTCATTCTTCTTGAGCTAATCTCTGGTCAAGAAGCAATTTCAAATGAGAACTTCGGTATCAATTGCCGGAATATTGTTCAATGG GCAAAAATGTATATAGAGAACGGGGACATTCAAGGAATCATCGATCCAGCTCTAGGTAACGAGTACGATATCCAATCAATGTGGAAAATAGCCGAGAAAGCTTTAATGTGCGTGCAACCGCACGGGAACATGAGACCTTCAATGTCAGAAGTTATTAAGGAAATACAAGATGCAATTTCGATAGAAAGGGGAGTTCAGGCTGCTGCACGAGAGCGTAGCTCTGATGAATTATCAAGGTATTCCGCGTTGAACATGGGATCTCTTGATTTAGGTGCTAACGATCAAGATTTGACGATTGATGAGTCGTTTGCTCGGCCTGGTCCTCGGTAG